The segment AAGATTTTGCACTAAGAGGTTTAAGAACAAGGCCAAAGTAGCAAACGTTATAATAAAACCAAGAGTAATAAATAAAGGTCTGGCTCGACTTCGTTGACCAACTGAAGCTCCTAGCAAAATCGGTAAAGGCAATAAAATACAGGGTGCGGCAATAGTCAAAATTCCGGCAACAAAAGCTAAAAATAATTCAATCATATTATTTTAAATTGCTTTTCAAAGTATCAATATCTCCGCCTGTCCATTTTGAGATACCATTGCCATCGGTATCAATTTGTACAAATGTATGTTGGTAAGTTACTGCATATTTCTTCTTTAGATCTGAATTACTATCATAATCGGTTTTTAGCACTGTTACGCCTGAAGGGATTTCTGAAGTTCTATTATTAAAAGCTTGATCTGCAGATCGACAAAATGGGCACCAAGGAGCATAAAAAAATAATACAACCTTATTTCCCTTGGCTTGCTCTTCGGCCACTGTTGATTCGGAGTAATTTCCATACATTCCGGAAATATCTTTTTCCATAGAACCTTCTGAAGACTCATTTTCTATCATTTTCTTATTCTCAACTTCATTAGTGTTTAAATTATCAACCATCATTTTTTTATCACTTACTATTTCATTACTATTAGAACTGTTATTCTCCGACATAACTTTCTCTTGAGTACTTTCATTTAGAGAAGCTTTCTGACTTTGAACACTGAATATCCATATTAATACACCTATGGAAATAATAAGCACACCAGCAAACAAAAATTTATTTTTCATACATTTTTTTATTAATTAATAATTTCTATAATTAAGTATAATAAGCTCTTATGTTAATGTCAAGTTAACTTTACATTAAATTATATGCCAGCCTGAACAGTAGCCAGCTTTAAACATACTATAAGCTTCTTTAAATCAATTATCATAGGCTAAATATATACCTTTTATAATATAAATAAGTAAACATTGACCAAAATATCAGTTTTTGCTATAATTTTCGTATAAAAATACAAAAAATAAAGTCTCATTTCCTACTCTTTTTGTTATATTTCTTAACATTTTTTGCTGGGCAACAGATTATATTAAGAAGTTAACAATTTTTATTAATCTAATCCCTCCATATATGATTAGCCGTTTAAAACAAACGCGATATGCCATAGGTTTATTTGCGTTAGGTTGTTTAGCTTTACTTGTATTTTCATCAGTTTCTGCAGATACAATACAAAATGTTACAAAAAATGATAAAGGTATAAAAAAAGAAATATTAAACGATACTACACTTGTAGAGTCTGAAAAAAATTCAGAAGAAGTCTCCGATCTTAATGAAAATAAAGATTTAAGTTCTGAATTTACCTGTGGCAATACCATCACTGATCGAGATGGCTATACTTATGAAACTGTTAGTATTGGTTCCGAGTGCTGGATGGCAAATAATCTAAAAACTATTACCAAAGGAAATGGAGAATTATTAACAAATCGTGACGACAATTCACAACGAGATTGTATCAGCTCAACAAGTGATGAACGGGGTACCGAGGCTGATTGCCAAGCCGGAAGAACTTTATATACACTTGAAGCTGCCCTTGATGGTGATACGACCGAAGGAGCACAAGGACTATGTCCAGAAGATTGGCATTTGCCAACTGATTCTGAGCTACATAATTTAGAAATGGCATTATCAAACGATCCTTTAACTTGTGATGACGACCGGATTGGTTCTGGCTGTGCTGACGCTGGAACAGATATGCTAATTGGTGGTAACTCGGGCTTGAATATAGACTATACCGGTTTACGTTATAAAGATGATCGATACAGCAGATTTATCGGTCACAATAGTTTGGTACTTTTATGGAGTTCAACTCAAACCAGTCCAACAACTGCTTATGGACGATATATTGGAGACTGGAATCCAGCAGTAGTTGACCGTGGAATTTGGGGTGAAGGTACGGGAGACAATGTTCAGAGTGCGACTATTCGATGTATAAAAGATCAATCTCCAATTCACGTTTGTGGACAAACACTTCAAGACCGAGATGGGTATACATACTCAACAATCCAAATTGGTGATCAATGCTGGATTAATCAAAATCTGCGAACAAAAACCTACCCAAACGGTACTTGTATTAATGGAAGTGCTTTTCCTTGCACAGATGCTTCAGTAGCAGACAATTTTAAAAATCGATCATGCTATGATAACCTTGAAACTAATTGCGCTACCGATGGTGCTTTATACTCTTGGTATGGAGCTATGAATATTGCTGGTGATTGGGCAAATCCTGGTTTTAGCAAACCTATGCCAAATCCATATACCGTTTGGAATAACCATCAAGGTATTTGTCCAACCGGGTGGCACATTCCAACCCCAGATGATTTTACAACCTTAGCTCGTACAGCTTGCGCAACTGGGACTGGAGATTGCAGTGTTTTTCCATATGGACCAGAAGCAGT is part of the Candidatus Falkowbacteria bacterium genome and harbors:
- a CDS encoding redoxin domain-containing protein → MKNKFLFAGVLIISIGVLIWIFSVQSQKASLNESTQEKVMSENNSSNSNEIVSDKKMMVDNLNTNEVENKKMIENESSEGSMEKDISGMYGNYSESTVAEEQAKGNKVVLFFYAPWCPFCRSADQAFNNRTSEIPSGVTVLKTDYDSNSDLKKKYAVTYQHTFVQIDTDGNGISKWTGGDIDTLKSNLK